A region from the Serinibacter arcticus genome encodes:
- a CDS encoding DEAD/DEAH box helicase → MPDLPLPFPAHGGAGRVDGDGSDPGAPQADVLEILLAGGERAEQLRHVREIPGRSGIRADWPTWVDPRLVAAYRGSGVEAPWRHQVETAEAVHAGRHTVIATSTGSGKSLAVWLPTLSGILTSPAPTGSVASLRRRPTALYLSPTKALAADQLASLERLLDAGDLSSQVRVASCDGDTSFDERGWVRAHADVVLTNPDFLHFSLLPGHERWTRLLRGLTHVIVDECHAYRGVFGAHVSLVLRRLLRLARFYGADPIVVAASATTGEPADTLVRLTGVDPDRVHATTRDTAPQGRRRIVFWEPAALRSAGWEDWGDEGWGEGATLSGAPEVPRRSALTESAELLRDLVRARRRTLAFVRSRAGSEVVAATAAEAMGEDAYEGDPVEVLRRGGRVAVAAYRGGYLPEERRTLEDALRTGRLTALATTNALELGVDISGLDAVLMTGWPGTRVSFWQQAGRAGRAGADGVAVLVASANPLDTYLVNHPSSVLDEAIEVTTFDPTNPYVLAPHLCAAAAEVPLTQDDLAVFGLATTDLLDELVRRGLLRRRPTGWFWNQARREVPSQLTDLRGSGVAGVAVVDGVTGAMLGTVDGGRADSTVHPGAVYVHQGRTFVVEQLEDDVALVLPGDVAHRTMATAAHHASFVDVLEEMSWGPVTWRYGHVEVTSQVQGYDVRVPPSMEVVARHELDLPVRVLPTTGVWWTLGTDTLLAETGIAPGDVPGALHAAEHAAIGVLPLLATCDRWDIGGLSTALHPETGAPTVLVHDGHPGGAGFAQRGFRAARRWIEATYEAVASCGCRHGCPRCVYSPKCGNGNSPLDKGGALAVLDYLRSLAP, encoded by the coding sequence GTGCCCGACCTCCCGCTCCCCTTCCCCGCCCACGGCGGTGCGGGCCGGGTCGACGGGGACGGCAGCGACCCGGGCGCTCCGCAGGCGGACGTCCTGGAGATCCTGCTCGCGGGCGGCGAGCGCGCCGAACAGCTGCGGCACGTGCGCGAGATCCCCGGCCGTTCCGGGATCCGCGCGGACTGGCCCACCTGGGTCGACCCACGCCTGGTCGCGGCCTACCGCGGCAGCGGCGTCGAGGCGCCGTGGCGGCACCAGGTGGAGACGGCCGAAGCGGTCCACGCCGGGCGTCACACCGTCATCGCGACGTCGACGGGCTCGGGAAAATCGCTCGCCGTCTGGCTGCCCACGCTGTCCGGCATCCTGACGAGCCCCGCGCCGACCGGGAGCGTCGCCTCGTTGCGTCGCCGACCGACCGCGCTCTACCTCTCCCCCACCAAGGCGCTGGCGGCGGACCAGCTCGCCTCGTTGGAGCGGCTGCTCGACGCCGGCGACCTCTCCTCGCAGGTCCGGGTCGCCTCCTGCGACGGCGACACGTCCTTCGACGAGCGCGGCTGGGTCCGCGCGCACGCCGACGTGGTGCTGACCAATCCCGACTTCCTCCACTTCTCCCTGCTCCCGGGCCACGAGCGGTGGACCCGCCTGCTGCGCGGACTCACCCACGTGATCGTCGACGAGTGCCACGCGTACCGCGGCGTGTTCGGCGCCCACGTCTCGCTCGTGTTGCGACGGCTGCTGCGCCTCGCCCGTTTCTACGGCGCCGACCCGATCGTGGTCGCCGCCTCGGCGACCACGGGCGAGCCGGCGGACACCCTCGTCCGCCTCACCGGGGTCGACCCCGACCGCGTCCACGCCACGACCCGGGACACCGCGCCGCAGGGGCGACGACGCATCGTCTTCTGGGAGCCGGCGGCGCTGCGGTCGGCCGGGTGGGAGGACTGGGGCGACGAGGGCTGGGGCGAGGGGGCCACGCTCAGCGGGGCCCCGGAGGTGCCCCGGCGAAGCGCGCTCACGGAGTCGGCCGAGCTCCTGCGCGACCTCGTCCGTGCCCGACGGCGGACGCTCGCCTTCGTGCGCTCGCGCGCCGGCTCCGAGGTGGTCGCCGCCACGGCCGCCGAGGCGATGGGCGAGGACGCCTACGAGGGCGACCCGGTCGAGGTGCTGCGCCGGGGCGGGCGAGTCGCCGTCGCGGCGTACCGGGGCGGGTACCTGCCCGAGGAGCGTCGGACGCTCGAGGACGCCCTGCGCACCGGTCGCCTCACCGCGCTCGCCACGACGAACGCGCTCGAGCTCGGCGTCGACATCTCCGGCCTCGACGCGGTGCTGATGACCGGCTGGCCGGGCACCCGGGTCTCGTTCTGGCAGCAGGCCGGGCGGGCGGGCCGTGCCGGGGCCGACGGCGTCGCCGTCCTCGTCGCGAGCGCCAACCCGCTGGACACCTACCTGGTCAACCACCCCTCCTCGGTGCTGGACGAGGCGATCGAGGTCACGACGTTCGACCCGACCAACCCGTACGTGCTCGCTCCGCACCTGTGCGCCGCGGCGGCCGAGGTGCCGCTGACGCAGGACGACCTGGCCGTGTTCGGCCTGGCCACGACCGACCTGCTGGACGAGCTCGTGCGCCGCGGCCTGCTGCGACGTCGTCCGACCGGCTGGTTCTGGAACCAGGCCCGGCGCGAGGTCCCGTCGCAGCTGACCGACCTTCGCGGGTCCGGTGTCGCCGGGGTGGCGGTGGTCGACGGCGTGACCGGCGCGATGCTCGGGACGGTCGACGGTGGCCGGGCCGACTCGACCGTCCACCCGGGCGCCGTCTACGTGCACCAGGGCCGGACCTTCGTGGTCGAGCAGCTCGAGGACGACGTCGCACTCGTGCTCCCGGGCGACGTCGCGCACCGGACGATGGCCACGGCCGCCCACCACGCGTCGTTCGTGGACGTGCTCGAGGAGATGAGCTGGGGACCGGTGACGTGGCGCTACGGCCACGTCGAGGTGACCAGCCAGGTGCAGGGCTACGACGTGCGGGTGCCGCCGTCGATGGAGGTCGTCGCCCGGCACGAGCTCGACCTCCCCGTCCGCGTGCTGCCGACCACCGGGGTCTGGTGGACGCTCGGGACCGACACCCTGCTGGCCGAGACCGGGATCGCTCCGGGCGACGTGCCCGGGGCGCTGCACGCCGCCGAACACGCCGCGATCGGGGTGCTCCCGCTGCTGGCCACGTGCGACCGGTGGGACATCGGCGGCCTCTCGACGGCGCTGCATCCCGAGACCGGCGCGCCCACCGTGCTCGTCCACGACGGGCACCCGGGCGGCGCCGGTTTCGCCCAGCGCGGCTTCCGCGCCGCACGCCGATGGATCGAGGCGACCTACGAGGCAGTCGCGTCCTGCGGCTGCCGCCACGGCTGCCCGCGCTGCGTCTACTCGCCCAAGTGCGGCAACGGGAACTCCCCGCTCGACAAGGGGGGCGCCCTGGCCGTCCTGGACTACCTGCGCTCGCTCGCGCCCTGA
- a CDS encoding TadE family type IV pilus minor pilin: MSGATVGLRPVDPAAADAGRSGAARERRGRAPELDRGRERGSATAELAVVLPAIVVVLLVLLLAASAGTAALACADAARVGARSASLGLSAGEVRADATRVAGEGARIAVTEDGEWVHVTVTRDVRLGGSAIGGTVTVSGQASARREPGT; the protein is encoded by the coding sequence ATGAGTGGAGCGACCGTGGGGCTCCGTCCCGTCGATCCGGCAGCGGCCGACGCCGGTCGTTCCGGAGCGGCTCGGGAGCGTCGCGGTCGTGCCCCGGAGCTCGACCGGGGACGGGAGCGGGGGAGCGCGACGGCGGAGCTCGCCGTCGTGCTCCCCGCGATCGTGGTCGTGCTGCTCGTCCTGCTGCTGGCGGCGTCGGCCGGCACGGCGGCGCTCGCCTGCGCCGACGCCGCGCGCGTCGGTGCACGCTCGGCCTCGCTCGGGCTGAGCGCCGGGGAGGTCAGGGCCGATGCGACGCGGGTCGCCGGGGAGGGGGCGCGCATCGCGGTCACCGAGGACGGGGAGTGGGTCCACGTGACGGTCACGCGCGACGTGCGGCTGGGCGGTTCGGCGATCGGGGGCACCGTGACGGTGAGCGGGCAGGCATCGGCGCGGCGGGAGCCGGGGACGTGA
- a CDS encoding DUF4244 domain-containing protein: MQASVRRAGARTREVLAGVRRRLRDRWDEWGRAIAARWAVATARPEAGMATAEYAIATLAAVAFAGLLLVIMRSDEVRGMLLGIIREALSR; the protein is encoded by the coding sequence ATGCAGGCATCGGTTCGTCGGGCGGGAGCCCGGACCAGGGAGGTGCTCGCCGGGGTCAGGCGACGCCTCCGTGACAGGTGGGACGAGTGGGGTCGGGCGATCGCGGCCCGGTGGGCGGTCGCCACGGCGCGTCCGGAGGCCGGCATGGCGACGGCGGAGTACGCCATCGCGACGCTGGCGGCGGTGGCCTTCGCCGGGCTGCTGCTCGTGATCATGCGCAGCGACGAGGTGCGCGGGATGCTCCTGGGCATCATCCGCGAGGCGCTGTCGCGATGA
- a CDS encoding MerR family transcriptional regulator: MHSSFIPPRQVQIGDAATFVGTTPRAIRHYHEIGLLPEPERGSDDRRRYRYDDMIQLLWIRKMADAGVALDDIREALAHPAAAGSSREDADDVLERLETTLLAREAALQRQRTAVQRMRRRGSRLGLLSDVVAGRLENLPAGALRQSDLDNLLVTERILGPLVAALQTTRIIALAASPALQEESDRVDAAEESLDDTVAVDDPRVALVAAERCAFEQTLNAAIEASGLAQEEDALLDSWDALHPADGAAADQDPSEGRRSLSALEAIGLMPYDLSPARLRSMELAEELAVQGLPAS; encoded by the coding sequence GTGCACTCGTCCTTCATCCCGCCGCGTCAGGTCCAGATCGGTGACGCGGCAACGTTCGTCGGCACCACGCCACGGGCCATCCGTCACTACCACGAGATCGGACTGCTGCCCGAGCCCGAGCGGGGCAGCGACGACCGTCGGCGCTACCGCTACGACGACATGATCCAGCTGCTGTGGATCCGGAAGATGGCCGATGCCGGGGTCGCCCTGGACGACATCCGTGAGGCCCTCGCCCATCCGGCCGCCGCCGGCTCCTCCCGCGAGGACGCCGACGACGTCCTCGAGCGCCTCGAGACCACCCTCCTCGCCCGCGAGGCGGCGCTGCAGCGGCAGCGGACCGCCGTCCAGCGCATGCGGCGTCGAGGAAGCCGGCTGGGCCTGCTCTCCGACGTCGTCGCCGGCCGCCTGGAGAACCTGCCCGCCGGTGCCCTGCGGCAGTCGGACCTCGACAACCTCCTGGTGACCGAGCGGATCCTCGGCCCGCTCGTGGCAGCCCTCCAGACGACTCGCATCATCGCTCTGGCCGCCTCCCCGGCGCTGCAGGAGGAGTCCGACCGCGTCGACGCAGCCGAGGAGTCGCTCGACGACACGGTCGCCGTGGACGACCCCCGGGTCGCGCTGGTGGCCGCCGAACGGTGTGCCTTCGAGCAGACCCTGAACGCTGCGATCGAGGCGTCCGGACTGGCGCAGGAGGAGGACGCGCTCCTCGACTCCTGGGACGCGCTGCACCCCGCCGACGGCGCCGCGGCCGACCAGGACCCGAGCGAGGGTCGACGCTCCCTGAGCGCTCTGGAGGCCATCGGACTGATGCCCTACGACCTCTCTCCGGCTCGGTTGCGCAGCATGGAGCTGGCCGAGGAGCTCGCCGTGCAGGGACTTCCCGCATCGTGA
- a CDS encoding type II secretion system F family protein, with product MIVAGLALAVATWLTLGRGRGRLRTAQVAVVPGVELDPAVACDLVAAVLRAGASVPAALEHLGQAVGGEPGREVEVGARMLRFGAGWEEAFERAPTTWEPVLEALRLAWSDGVAPGPTLAATAGALRASRAARAREEAERLGVRLVLPLGLCLLPAFVLMGLVPVMVATGGDLLGWGR from the coding sequence GTGATCGTCGCCGGTCTCGCGCTCGCCGTCGCGACGTGGCTCACGCTCGGGCGAGGTCGCGGTCGCCTGCGGACGGCACAGGTCGCCGTCGTTCCCGGGGTGGAGCTCGATCCCGCCGTCGCATGCGACCTCGTGGCCGCCGTCCTGCGCGCGGGGGCGTCGGTCCCGGCGGCACTGGAGCACCTCGGGCAGGCCGTCGGCGGGGAGCCCGGTCGGGAGGTCGAGGTCGGGGCTCGGATGCTGCGGTTCGGTGCGGGCTGGGAGGAGGCGTTCGAGCGGGCGCCGACGACCTGGGAACCGGTCCTGGAGGCGCTTCGCCTCGCCTGGAGCGACGGCGTCGCGCCGGGGCCAACGCTCGCTGCGACCGCCGGGGCGCTACGAGCCTCGCGGGCGGCCCGGGCACGGGAGGAGGCCGAGCGGCTCGGGGTGCGACTGGTGCTGCCGCTGGGGCTCTGTCTGCTGCCGGCGTTCGTGCTGATGGGACTGGTCCCCGTCATGGTCGCGACCGGTGGCGACCTCCTGGGGTGGGGGCGGTGA
- a CDS encoding type II secretion system F family protein gives MDRVNPGGRPGRRWFVRASRQGRGIPPLGVLCTQVASRLRSGAGVVEAWQGALGRSAVDGADVDADGVPAPLLAQVGESAAADAVVVACRLAVRCGTPLAEILDECALGVTEVEAADAERRRALAGPATTARLLVWLPVASVLVGTGMGADPLGTVLHGGPAAISLVVGAGFLGLGRWWIRQLVRGAERTGSRWDP, from the coding sequence GTGGATCGCGTCAACCCGGGGGGCCGACCCGGCCGCCGGTGGTTCGTTCGGGCGTCGCGTCAGGGGCGCGGGATCCCGCCCCTGGGGGTCCTGTGCACCCAGGTCGCGAGCCGGCTGCGGTCCGGCGCCGGTGTCGTCGAGGCCTGGCAGGGAGCCCTCGGCAGGTCGGCCGTCGACGGCGCCGACGTCGACGCGGACGGCGTGCCGGCGCCGCTGCTGGCGCAGGTGGGGGAGTCGGCGGCCGCCGATGCGGTCGTCGTCGCCTGCCGCCTCGCCGTGCGCTGCGGGACGCCGCTGGCCGAGATCCTCGACGAGTGCGCGCTCGGGGTGACGGAGGTCGAGGCCGCGGACGCCGAGCGACGTCGGGCCCTGGCCGGTCCCGCGACGACGGCCCGGCTGCTCGTCTGGCTGCCGGTGGCGAGCGTCCTCGTCGGTACCGGGATGGGTGCCGACCCGCTCGGCACGGTGCTGCACGGAGGGCCCGCCGCGATCTCGCTGGTGGTGGGCGCGGGGTTCCTCGGCCTCGGGCGGTGGTGGATCCGACAGCTGGTCCGAGGCGCGGAGCGGACCGGGAGCAGGTGGGACCCGTGA
- a CDS encoding TadA family conjugal transfer-associated ATPase gives MSLLADIRRRVAAEAGVPDRGAVVAAVRGSATAGGGSAGTSAPAVRVGSVLGVRSAREQVADAVADIAGTSAALRRLWEDPEVTDVLVNSPTEVWIDRGRGLEAVRLVGSDGLGDVRALAARLAAAAGQRLDDAAPIADGRLPDGTRLHAVLAPVAAGGACLSLRRHRPLALQLRHWREGGGIGTHGEEVLRALVAVRANVLISGSTGSGKTTLLAAMLAEAPGSERLVCIEETRELQPNHPHVVHLQARAANVQGAGAIDLAQLVRAAMRMRPDRLVLGECRGAEVREVLMALNTGHDGGMATVHANAATDVPARLVALGSLAGLGAETVAAQAVSAFDAVIHVVRLPGRRVVTQIAVLAREGGVLTAALAMQRRVVDGVGDLEPGPAWEALARRLELGRG, from the coding sequence ATGAGCCTGCTCGCCGACATCCGCCGGAGAGTCGCAGCCGAGGCCGGGGTGCCGGACCGCGGGGCTGTCGTCGCGGCGGTGCGGGGCTCGGCGACGGCGGGTGGCGGTAGCGCCGGAACGTCCGCGCCGGCGGTCCGGGTGGGCTCGGTGCTGGGAGTGAGATCGGCGCGTGAGCAGGTGGCGGACGCGGTCGCGGACATCGCCGGCACGAGCGCGGCCCTGCGCCGGCTCTGGGAGGACCCCGAGGTGACGGACGTGCTGGTCAACTCCCCGACGGAGGTGTGGATCGACCGGGGGCGCGGGCTCGAGGCCGTACGACTGGTGGGGTCCGACGGCCTGGGCGACGTCCGGGCGCTGGCGGCGCGGCTGGCCGCGGCTGCGGGCCAGCGGCTCGACGACGCGGCCCCGATCGCCGACGGGCGGCTGCCCGACGGGACCCGCCTGCACGCGGTGCTCGCGCCGGTCGCGGCCGGTGGCGCGTGCCTGTCGCTGCGACGCCACCGACCGCTGGCGCTCCAGCTGCGGCACTGGCGCGAGGGCGGCGGGATCGGGACGCACGGGGAGGAGGTGCTGCGAGCGCTCGTCGCCGTGCGAGCGAACGTGCTGATCAGCGGCAGCACCGGGAGCGGGAAGACCACCCTGCTCGCAGCGATGCTCGCGGAGGCGCCGGGGAGCGAGCGGCTGGTCTGCATCGAGGAAACTCGAGAGCTGCAACCGAACCACCCGCACGTGGTCCACCTCCAGGCGCGCGCGGCGAACGTGCAGGGCGCGGGCGCGATCGACCTCGCGCAGCTCGTCAGGGCCGCGATGCGGATGCGCCCCGACCGGCTCGTGCTCGGAGAGTGTCGTGGAGCCGAGGTGCGGGAGGTCCTCATGGCGCTCAACACGGGGCACGACGGCGGGATGGCGACCGTCCACGCGAACGCCGCGACGGACGTGCCGGCTCGCCTCGTCGCGCTCGGATCGCTCGCGGGTCTCGGGGCGGAGACCGTGGCGGCGCAGGCGGTGAGCGCGTTCGACGCCGTGATCCACGTGGTCAGGCTGCCGGGGCGGCGCGTCGTGACCCAGATCGCCGTGCTGGCGCGGGAGGGCGGTGTGCTGACGGCGGCGCTGGCGATGCAGCGCCGGGTGGTCGACGGCGTCGGTGACCTCGAGCCGGGCCCGGCGTGGGAGGCCCTCGCCCGCCGCCTCGAGCTGGGGCGGGGGTGA
- the acs gene encoding acetate--CoA ligase has product MTESDSSPALENLLNETRTFPPSPDFAAGAVAGADTYERAAADRLGFWADQARELEWSTPFTTVLDDSAAPRYGWFTDGRLNAAHNAVDRHVAAGHGDRVAILWEGEDGESRRITYAELADDVARAANALTALGVATGDRVAIYLPMVPEAVVAMLACARIGAPHSVVFGGFSAEALHSRILDAEARLVITADGGYRRGAASPLKPAVDEALAKGGTAVEHVLVVRRTGGEVTWTEDRDVWWHDVVPQASAEHEAVAVDAEHPLFILYTSGTTGKPKGIFHTTGGYLTQVAFTHRAVFDLHPETDVYWCTADIGWVTGHSYVVYGPLLNGATQVIYEGTPDTPHKGRWWEIVAKYGVTILYTAPTAIRTCMKWGSDIPAGFDLSSLRVLGSVGEPINPEAWMWYRRVIGGDRTPIVDTWWQTETGAIMISPLPGVTAAKPGSAQVPLPGIVAEVLDDAGRAVGNGQGGYLAITEPWPAMLRGIWGDEQRFADTYWSRFPGIYFAGDGAKKDGDGDIWLLGRVDDVMNVSGHRLSTTEIESALVSHPWVAEAAVVGASDETTGQAVVAFVILRGGEEITDRPDDDAEVVAALRAHVGQVIGPIAKPRSILVVAELPKTRSGKIMRRLLRDVAEKRDVGDVTTLADSGVMGLIQQGMAKPTE; this is encoded by the coding sequence ATGACCGAATCCGACAGCTCCCCCGCGCTGGAGAACCTCCTGAACGAGACGCGGACGTTCCCGCCCTCGCCGGACTTCGCCGCCGGCGCCGTCGCGGGTGCGGACACCTACGAGCGCGCCGCCGCCGACCGACTGGGGTTCTGGGCCGACCAGGCGCGCGAGCTCGAGTGGTCGACGCCGTTCACCACCGTCCTGGACGACTCCGCGGCGCCGCGCTACGGCTGGTTCACCGACGGCCGCCTCAACGCCGCGCACAACGCCGTCGACCGCCACGTCGCGGCGGGGCACGGCGACCGGGTCGCCATCCTCTGGGAGGGCGAGGACGGCGAGAGCCGTCGGATCACCTACGCCGAGCTGGCCGACGACGTCGCTCGCGCCGCCAACGCCCTCACCGCCCTGGGCGTCGCCACAGGCGACCGGGTCGCGATCTACCTGCCGATGGTTCCCGAGGCCGTCGTCGCGATGCTCGCGTGCGCCCGGATCGGCGCCCCGCACTCCGTCGTCTTCGGCGGGTTCTCCGCCGAGGCGCTCCACAGCCGCATCCTCGACGCCGAAGCGCGCCTCGTGATCACGGCCGACGGCGGGTACCGGCGCGGTGCCGCGAGCCCGCTCAAGCCCGCCGTCGACGAGGCGCTCGCCAAGGGAGGCACCGCCGTCGAGCACGTTCTGGTCGTGCGCCGCACCGGGGGCGAGGTGACGTGGACCGAGGATCGCGACGTCTGGTGGCACGACGTCGTGCCGCAGGCCTCCGCGGAGCACGAGGCCGTCGCCGTCGACGCCGAGCACCCGCTCTTCATCCTCTACACCTCCGGCACCACCGGGAAGCCGAAGGGGATCTTCCACACCACGGGCGGCTACCTGACCCAGGTCGCGTTCACCCACCGCGCGGTCTTCGACCTGCACCCCGAGACCGACGTCTACTGGTGCACCGCCGACATCGGCTGGGTCACGGGACACAGCTACGTCGTCTACGGACCGCTGCTCAACGGCGCGACGCAGGTGATCTACGAGGGCACCCCCGACACCCCCCACAAGGGCCGCTGGTGGGAGATCGTCGCGAAGTACGGCGTCACGATCCTCTACACCGCCCCGACGGCGATCCGCACCTGCATGAAGTGGGGCTCGGACATCCCGGCCGGCTTCGACCTCAGCTCGCTGCGGGTGCTCGGCAGCGTGGGCGAACCCATCAACCCCGAGGCCTGGATGTGGTACCGCCGGGTGATCGGCGGCGACCGCACGCCGATCGTCGACACGTGGTGGCAGACGGAGACCGGCGCGATCATGATCTCCCCGCTCCCGGGCGTCACCGCGGCCAAGCCGGGATCGGCACAGGTGCCCCTGCCCGGGATCGTGGCGGAGGTGCTCGACGACGCCGGCCGGGCCGTCGGGAACGGACAGGGCGGCTACCTCGCGATCACCGAGCCGTGGCCCGCGATGCTGCGTGGCATCTGGGGCGACGAGCAGCGCTTCGCCGACACCTACTGGTCCCGCTTCCCCGGCATCTACTTCGCCGGCGACGGCGCCAAGAAGGACGGCGACGGCGACATCTGGCTGCTCGGGCGCGTCGACGACGTCATGAACGTCTCCGGCCACCGGCTCTCGACAACGGAGATCGAGTCCGCGCTCGTCTCCCACCCGTGGGTGGCCGAGGCCGCCGTGGTCGGGGCGAGCGACGAGACGACCGGTCAGGCCGTCGTGGCGTTCGTGATCCTGCGTGGCGGCGAGGAGATCACCGACCGTCCGGACGACGACGCCGAGGTCGTCGCCGCGCTGCGGGCGCACGTCGGCCAGGTGATCGGCCCGATCGCGAAGCCCCGGTCGATCCTCGTGGTCGCCGAGCTGCCCAAGACGCGCTCGGGCAAGATCATGCGCCGGCTGCTGCGCGACGTGGCCGAGAAGCGTGACGTCGGCGACGTGACGACGCTCGCGGACTCCGGCGTCATGGGCCTCATCCAGCAGGGCATGGCGAAGCCGACCGAGTAG